CAGAAGCcattaaatagaaaatgaaatccCATCTTACACCAAATATGTCTGTCCTCTCAAGGAGAGGATCAAATCATCTGTAAAGATACAGTGGGAAAGAAATAAGAGGAAAACTGAGGACTCAGAACCTCAGACAGAACAAGTCAGATGGCTGGAGAAGGGAGGTCTTGGTCAGAGAATGATGTGGGAGGAATTTAGGCTGTTTGGGACAAACTAGATTAGCTTTCATTCAAACTGGTCTCTTTTATATCCAAAcatccccttctccctccccaagCCTAGAGCATCTTTCCTCTTCAGAGGCAGAAATACTGtggcctgggctgtgccaggccagcgggcaggctggcagctgggTGTGTTCCACGGGAGCAGCCCCCACGcccagccacaggcagcagcactgcacaagCCCCcgggagaggagctgggaataCAGGCTCTGGCTTGCACTGCTTGGCACTCGGCTCCCGCCACTCCGGGTCACCACAGCAGATGCTGGGAGCATATGCCATGAATTAATTCCACTTTCCCTGAGATGCTTTGGAGAGAGGAATGGCAGTGCCTTTCCAACTTATTAACATAGGAGGTCCCCCCCTACCTCCACTCACTTTATCACACTTAATAAAACAGCCAGCCAGAGTCCCTCTAAGAGGTTCTTTAATGGAAAGTTGCTGGATCTGgctttttttcagcttttatttcctccatttttttcagtgtttcctaGGCTGTCTCAGCCCCAATATTCCCCCCATCACTGACAAACTGCACTCTAGTAAGGCATCTGCACCAAGAAAGCCTATAAATATAGTATGTATTATTACAAGTAAACCCAGAGATTTCTAAAACTGATAGGAcctatatttaatttttcctttatgcACTTATTTTACTTTATCTGTGATGAGGCTCACCATTTGCCCAGTATTGCTCTACTGAGCTCTGAGTCTGTCAGAAGCTATCTGCAGGTATTTACACCCACCCAGAATCCCAGCAAGTCTCTGGGCAGACACCTCATGCCAGCTCACTGAGCTAACCATGCTGTTGACACATTTTGACAGGTTTGCAGCTCTACCTCAGCAATGtaagcacagagcagaaaaaagacGAAGCAAGACTGTTGTACATTGAATTGCCATATTTGAAGACGGAAAACACTTGCCAGGTTTGAATTAGGAACCTGAGGCTCTTAATTTCTAACCCCGATTCTGCCAAAGATTCGTTGTGGCCCTAAGCACACCACTGTACCTCGCATTACCCCTCTGCAATACAGGGTCTGTGGAGACCAGCAAGGGAATACTGCTCTATGcctcagccaggcacagcccagagggTTGATCAGAGTTCCTAGGAACTGGGGGCACTGTTTTGAAAACTGCTCCTTCTTCTTATCTCACCTGAGTCTCCACCAGAGCGACTGCTTTGTAGCCCACAAGAAAAAGTTACACTGCCATTTCCTCTCCTACATGCTCTTTCCACAGGACTTGTCAGAAATGCATGTTCCTGAGGCAGTTTTGTCACAGCCAATACACGCTGATGCTTTACCACGAACCTGGGCCTGAAAGAGCAGCTCATTGTTCCTCTTTAGTAAGGACAGCACCAGAACctgagaaaaaagaagcaacagGTCTTATTCATCTTCCCAACACTGCAACCAAAACGGAACTGTGGAAGGAAGGTGGGTGGAAACAGCTTAGTGGAGAAGGGCCAGGAACCCAACACccacctcctctcctccagctgggCAAGGAATTGAAGAGACATGGAAACAAGTCTCAGTCTATTAAGTTTATTGAAGGAAATTAAAGAGACAACTTGATCCCAGTGCATATAAATACTgaaacaaggagaaaatatCTGACAGCATGGCTGTGGAAAGGTGAAAGCAAGCAGGCTCAAGAAACAAAAGATGCAACTCAAAAACCGAGTCTagaaataaagcagattttaaactGTAAGGGCAATCATCTATTAGAAAGTAACTGGGAAAGAGTTTTAAATACATTATCTGCCTTTCCCAAGACAGACAAAGCTCAGCCCCATGTCAATGGACTCTGCCATGGCCTATATTATAGCAGGTCAGACTAAATGATCAAAGATGTCTCTTCCTGCCATAAAACAGATAAGGTTGGCATTTTTTTCAAGCCCTTCTCTCCATCTCTGCCCAGGTGTTAGCTGGATTACCAAGGTCCCAGACTGGGCACCACAAGCCTGGCCCCCACATACCTGCTTCCCAGCCCAGAGGATCCCTGCCCAGGGCCCCCAGCTGAGGCAGGTATCCAAAAgcatccattttttttcccctctcagacTGGCTTGTCTGATTTACCAACCCATTTTAGTttgctgaatttaatttttttcccgGGATGTACAAAGCATTCTAAATTCTATTTGGCCAGGAACCATGTCACAGAAAAGTAGATGCTAGCTCAGCTGGGAAGTTTCTGCTCCTACCAAAATCGGTTTCTCTACTCAGAGAAAGACTTTCGGATTATCTTCCATACAATTGCCTCCCAAGCTTATGCCTCAGTTTTCTAGTTACAGGAGAGATGTCTTGGTTATAAAAAACTTAGTGTTTCCTTAAGACAAATAAGCCTCCCATTATTTTTGTGGCCCCAGAGTGGGGCCCAAATCCTTCTTTTTTGTTGATAAAGTTGTTTGGCATGTCAGCTCTCACCTGAAATTCTGTGGAGTACTGAATTCACAGTGAGCTATTTGACCTGTCCTGCTGTCACAAAAGGAATGCAGTGCTCTGTTAGACCaaccaaacaagcaaagaaaggcagcacagcaaacTTCCAACACCTGCACCTGCTCTCCCCAGAAGTAAGTAGCAAGATTCTCCAACATGGCAAGGCTTTGAAGGGCATTGGTTTAGAAGTAATGTTACTGTTTCCTGCAAATTATGACCATGGCTCCACAGGGACAAGGTATTAACAGCTAAATGAGTTTTTCTTTAGATGACAGTAAGAGTGAGTTACTTGGTTCCATGAAGACATCCACCAGGGAGTCACCTTGTTTGTGAGCATCAGGCTCCATTCTTTCACACACATGGAATGAACATTTTCCTTGCAAAGTACCTATGCCTGAAGCAATCCCCATTCAGGCTGTGGTTTCATGCGATTGCAAAAGCTAAGTGAGGTTATGCCTGGTCAGATTTTAGCTGGGAAAACTCAAGGTATAAAGAAGGGCTGTAAGAAGTGGCAGTTTAATAGGTGATGCTGCTTCCTGAGTCAATACAGAGGTAATGTTCCAAGAGAGAGGTAAAACTAccaaggaaaggctgaaggcTAGTGAATGAAATGTAAATCAGATATCCTGAAGACTTGAAGTGTCTTGTGAGGAAGATAGTAACCTGGATGTCCTATGAAAACAAGTCATATCAGCCTAAGCCTCTCTGATAGCCATCAGTGCAAACCACACTCCATTGTACATTGGTCCACTCCAGAGAGGCTGTGTTTCCACAGAGAAAAGATTGACCATTGCAGTTATCTGTAGAGGTGCTATTGACTCTTtataagtaaatatttttttgtgtttagaattcttaatttctttcaagAATGAAAATTCTTATTAGAAAATAACCAAAACTTCTCCCAAGACGATTTTTCTATGAAGCAAGGtcctatttattttcatgtctgaAATAAATTCTCAAATACAAACAAGTGAATAGAAAATTAAAGTGCTTAACTATTTACAGGAAATGGATGTATGAGACATCTGGTGGGTCAGAGCTCTATGGGAGACTGAGGTGGTCCTCCCTTTCTGACTGTCCCAGGTCCCACTCAGTCACTAGTTCTGATGACACCTCTGTGAAGAgatgatcccaatcccagctgACATCATCCtaccaagaggaaaaaaagacaaacataCTGAAATGTTACTGGCGTCATCATAAGTTCTCTGAACAATGCCAAAACAGCAAAGAGAGAAGCCAAAATACAACTGCCCTGACCAGGGAAGTCTCAGATTCAGCTGGGTAGAGCAGGAATACTAGCCAGATGAAATGTGAATACCTGCTACAGCTTTAAAACATGGACAAAATTATTCATCTTCTAAAATTCCAAAAAGGACATACTTGTTGATACTTGTTAATATTAGATACTCCCAGGCAGGGCATAGAAAGGAGCCCTTCCACTCTTCTGCACTTCTGCTGAAGCATGTATAGTTCAAAGTTGCAGAAATTCTTTCTTGCAagccctgagctcctgctcacCCAGTTGTACTTGAGGTTGTTCTGTCCTGCTTTAAAAACTCCCTGCGAAAACCCAAAATGCTTTCTGCCTTTGTCCCTCTGTACTTTTCTGTAGAACCACCTGTACCACCAAAGGACAAAGCACTGTTTCTGCAGGGATCTCTGACAGTAGgcctttcacatttttctgacCAGCTCATTCATGTTGAAGGGGGCTAATCATAGTGATGCCATAAACTCATACCAAGAAAGCACTATCTATCTTAGAAATCACCTGCTGGGAAAATCAAACCTCAAAAGCTCAGACAAGCTCCTCCTCACCCCACTGATAAGGCTTCCTTTCCCAGTACAGTCTGACACACACAAGAAGCTTTTATCTTTTTGGTGTTTCCACAAAACAAAGACTTACCTCTCGTAGTTCATGTTCTGGAGCCAAAACTTTGGTGAGGAGCTTCAGGTCTACCTCCCCATCCTATAAACATACAGAGTCACAGTCTTACAGACACTGAGAAAATGAACACCATCATTTCACCAGATACATTTGTTAGACATTACCACATTTGCATCATAAGGGTCTCTCTATCCAGGACAACAGCATTAACCTCATCTGAGCAACAGATACCATATCCTCATTATTTACAGACAAAAACAAGTGCAAAAGCCATGCTGCAGAGAGGAACAGACTCACAGGGAGACTGCAAGCTCTTTGGATTATAAGGCTGTATATTTTGTGCAGCTGAGTATCACTGTGGAGGATGACATGAGCCTGGAAGGAGAGGGATTCACATTGGCCAGCCCATAGCAACATCCACTTACCAGAGTTTGGAAGGCAGCATATTTCATCAGATCTTTGTCCAGGTCATGGTAGGTCAGCACTCGGTTCACCTGCACACTGCAGCCAGAAGGAGTCAGAGAACAAGCTTGTGTAAGTGTGGAAGCACATGTGAGGAGAAGGGTGGCATGAACAGTAGTCTGGTGACATCTTGAGCTTCCACATCCCCCATGCAGACTCTTGGGATGGATGTGCCCAGACAGAAGCATAGCTCAGTCAGCAAATAAACAGTCATTGACAAATCCATGTACCAGGTTGTGCACATGCATAAAAACACGGGATGTGGAACAACCATGGACTCCCTCAGAGAAACCATGCCAAAAGAAGTTCCACAGACTAGTTGCAAGGgctagaatgaaaaaaaacctataGTGAGCGCATTCAAACAGCCCCTGTGCCTTAGCAAAGGAGCCTCTGAGAGCAACACCATACAAGCTATACAGAATAGTAGGGATTTCTGGCGTTTCGTGTTTGACCTCCATCAGAGCTGTTAAATATGACTTCCTAAAATGTAGCCCTCCAAGAAAAACATGGTGTAGGGGTGACACACCATACCTGCCTTCACAGGTGATCCAACACCACAGAAAAGAACCCtattaattgaattttcttGTGCTTGTCCATGAAAACTTGACTTTTCTACTACAAGAAAACTATGAATACAGGAGGATCAGattgctttattaaaaaaaaaagagagagaaaaagaaattaatcccAGTGagagatacagtaattttaaatttactaCTATAAACtgtcaattatttttgttaacaGCTATATAATTACAATAATTACCCCACACTTGTGAGAAAGGCATCTGTGGCCAGGAGTAAGATATCCCACCCCTCCAAATAAGGATCAGCAGAACTAACAGTCTGTGACCTTGGCAATAGGCCCAGTAGAGGAAAGAAGACTTTCCTGGTATGTTTAAGACAAAACTCCAAAAACTTCCATGTCTTAAAACTTTCTGGTCTCCCTTGAGCTGACTCCAAGGCTACTGTGATGGCACCTTCAAACAGCAGGATTGTACTTTGCAAATTAACTGCGTGTTTGAGTAAGAAGGATATCCTTTGGAGGGCAAAGCAGCCTATAACCATGAAAATTAAAGTGTGTGTGACAATGCATGTGCATTGGAGACATTCGGGATTATGCAGGCAACCTTAAATCAAGAAATTCCCTACTTTTGAGAGTTTGATTTTGCTACATCAAATACATTAATCTAATGTAGGTTTTTTATAGAGAGAGAATATGCAGTAATTGCTTTCTCTGTGTAATAGGAAACAAGAATTCTGCACTGTTCATCTTGGAGCACTACTGTCACAGAACACCACACCAAATCCTGCtgaacagcactgctgctgacaTCCAAAGAGCATGAGTAAGATGGGTTTAATTTCACTAGCCAGTTTGCCCTGCTGATGAGAGCCTCAAGAGCACCTGGCAGTGCTCTTACCTGGGGGGAGCTGCCACTTGCATGGCAAGATCTTCCTCCTGGACATCCTCCAAGTCAGGGATCACAGGAATGTCTGCAAcaagagaaagcagcagcagtaagTGGGGAGTGTTGTGCTCTCCTCTCACTGAAGACAAAGGTCCCCTTGCTTCACTGGGAAGCAGCTGGTTTCTTAttagaggaaaacagaaaaaggctATTtagcagtaattaaaaatacactgtttaatattaaaacaAGGCAATAAAACTTTGATGTCTGAGGTCACAATAAATCTTGCAAGAGGAACAGGTCAATCCAGGTAGGGCTCTACAGGCCACAGACTTCATACTTGAACACAACCTTGAAGCCAAAAGAAGCCACCTTTACAAAACCTTGCTGCCTGCGTTGCCATCATGAACTGACAAGAATTTGCTTGTTATGTGCTATCATTTATTCAGACACCAGTCACCAAGActctgttaaaaattaaatgtaggGCAGAAACTGAGAGAATCCACACAAAACTATATGTTGAAGGATCTGCTGTTGGGGTctcaggctgtgcagaggcCCGTAACCTTCCTCAGGAAGGAAGTGCTGGTGGTCTAGCAGATACAAACACTAGGGAACACCTGCCTAGGTGTATTGTCACAAACCTTTTCATGATTTCCAGTGTCATCCTGGAATGGCTGAAGGTCACTGGATATTCCCAGCACAAGGACAATGGCTACTCCAACTACAACAGATGCTGGAAACAAAAGAATTGAGAATAGGAGGAAGAACTGAGTGTGTTTTGCATCCTGCTAAAGAAGCAAGGCCCTGAAAGCACTGCACAGTCTGTCATTTTACAAAGCACTGGAAAAGTTAGtgcaaaaaaaggagaaagagaatgCAAAGTAACTGGaggcagaaagaaagaacagagTACACCAATACAGAGCTCCTTTAAAGACCCAAGGCCACAAAGGCTCTCCAGAGACCCCGAGCCCAGAAACCATGCAGAAGCTAGTTTGGCTCAGGGAAGAGACCTTCAGCACTGGAATGAGCAGtccactcccagctctgccgGCACTACAGCAATGCTATTGCTGgatggcagcaggcagctgagcctggctttGCCCGTTttgcagcccaggctgagaTGAATATTCAGGAGCAGGAGAGACATTCCCACCTATGGTGCcgagggctctgggcagggtcTTCCCAAGAAGCCCCTAGTCCAGCCTGTCAGAGCTGCGCAGGTTCTCAgctgccctcccctgctgcaCGGCCGCCGAGTGCCCCTGCTTGCTGGCCagcgggcagccccggcccagctgcagcagggcacgGGTCAGCCAGGCCCTGGCGCGGTGGCTGTCCAGAGCTGGCCACACAGTGGGATTTCTCACTAATTGGTTGCTTGGTGGAAGGCTGAGCAGGACAGGGGCTGTCACGAGCACGGCCACGGTAAGAGGAGTGACAGCTTGGccagcctcagcagagctgtgccttcTAGCTCCCCAGCTGCCCAAGGAGCAGGTGCCTGCAAAGAGGTTCTCCAACTGTAGCAAACTTTCCAAAGACATTTAAAGGGCAACTGCAGCAACAGCCCCTAGGCTGTCCCTCAGACAGAGGAGGCAAGAGCGAGGAATATCTCAACTGTGCATCACTGGGCATTTGGGGCAGATCTCCCCACCTCTGCTTGTGAGGACAATACTGGGTAGAAGCTGCTGTCCCACTGGCTCTTCCCTGAGGAGGCTCCCAGCTCTTGGTAAAACTTGCAGGAAAATGCACCTACGGGACAAAAGCATCTCCAGAGACAGACAGACCAATATGTGGAGGCAGCATGGTAGTCTGCTCAGGGATAATGTGGGAGAAGGTCCTTGTATATAAGCAACAAGGACCAAGGAGGGAAAAGACTGGTGAGACTGGTCCAAGGTGGGGAATGAAGCTCTGTGAAGAGGTGCCCTGTTAAGTCCAGGAAAATGAGCATGGGAATGAGAAACCATTAAACCTCTCCTAATTTATCCTTTTATGACAGGACTATGAACGTTTCtcagcaaaattaaaaactacCTGGGAACAGAGCTGTCTTCACCCACAGAGTAGAAGGTCAGATCCTTATCCACTTTTGACAGCAGAAATGTAAAGGGTGTTTGcaagaaactgaatttcttcACTCAGTATTCATTTTGGCAGCTATTTCAGGAGTCTACTCTTCCCAgttctcttttgttttgttgatcTCTTTTTATACTAGAAAAAGTTGTAAACTTAGGGCCCTGATCAGTGATGTCCCTTCCATTTTGCAGGTTCACAAAGACTCCTGGGTTATCTAGCACTGATTTTATCTCATAGCCATTGAATTCCATAAAGAGATTTCTAAACCCCTTGCAGAGCATAACCTCCACTCTGTATTAGCAAAATTCAGGCAATCACTTAGAAattctttccaaaagaaattcaAGGCTCCAATATTTTATAGacactttgaaaatatttcagactgaagagctggaaaagctCTGGGGGCCCCTGCCAGTCCCTCCAACAAAGGCCAGCGCACGCTTGTTCTTACTGCAAAGTGCAGATGCCTTGCCCATTTCTAGGCAGAAGCAATGCTCTTTACAACCGTGAGACTGATGTGAAACAGTACGTAAATGTCtcaaattttaagaaaatatcaGGTCCCTGGGCTAACTGCTATCAGGGTCAAATAATTCCTGAAATAGTTGGGTCTTTATTTCACTTGTTACTCATAATAACCTCTTCCCTCTGCCAATTCCCATGGTGCCACTTCTGCACAATCTCTCTCCATTCTCTCTGTACAGTTTGCAAAGTGTCTCAGTTCTCTCTTATCACCAAGTACCCAACCTCACCCCCACTCATTCTCCAGCcacttaattatttttgtcGCTCTTCTTGAgactcactttttttttcatataaactCTGGTAACATAGCTAAGTTGTGGCACAgtgtcagctgcaggggaaCAGCACAGCACGGGTGAGTAGGAGAGTAGGCATATgctctatttttaatatttccactAGCTTCAGGGAGTCTTTACATATAACATTAGTAcatgcagaaacacagaacatTAGCACATGTTCACAGGA
This region of Catharus ustulatus isolate bCatUst1 chromosome 6, bCatUst1.pri.v2, whole genome shotgun sequence genomic DNA includes:
- the IFT43 gene encoding intraflagellar transport protein 43 homolog isoform X5; the protein is MGRRARQDLFTDENLSRKNSPSASLGEDEDSQEKVDHVPPPKPPRRQGGWADDPVLAPTKSGKKHTEEVEDHRLRQQSLEASDDGGEDIPVIPDLEDVQEEDLAMQVAAPPSVQVNRVLTYHDLDKDLMKYAAFQTLDGEVDLKLLTKVLAPEHELREDDVSWDWDHLFTEVSSELVTEWDLGQSEREDHLSLP
- the IFT43 gene encoding intraflagellar transport protein 43 homolog isoform X4 — its product is MEPDPERAEAPRRSGVAGVLKMGRRARQDLFTDENLSRKNSPSASLGEVPPPKPPRRQGGWADDPVLAPTKSGKKHTEEVEDHRLRQQSLEASDDGGDIPVIPDLEDVQEEDLAMQVAAPPSVQVNRVLTYHDLDKDLMKYAAFQTLDGEVDLKLLTKVLAPEHELREDDVSWDWDHLFTEVSSELVTEWDLGQSEREDHLSLP
- the IFT43 gene encoding intraflagellar transport protein 43 homolog isoform X3, translated to MEPDPERAEAPRRSGVAGVLKMGRRARQDLFTDENLSRKNSPSASLGEVPPPKPPRRQGGWADDPVLAPTKSGKKHTEEVEDHRLRQQSLEASDDGGEDIPVIPDLEDVQEEDLAMQVAAPPSVQVNRVLTYHDLDKDLMKYAAFQTLDGEVDLKLLTKVLAPEHELREDDVSWDWDHLFTEVSSELVTEWDLGQSEREDHLSLP
- the IFT43 gene encoding intraflagellar transport protein 43 homolog isoform X2, with the protein product MEPDPERAEAPRRSGVAGVLKMGRRARQDLFTDENLSRKNSPSASLGEDEDSQEKVDHVPPPKPPRRQGGWADDPVLAPTKSGKKHTEEVEDHRLRQQSLEASDDGGDIPVIPDLEDVQEEDLAMQVAAPPSVQVNRVLTYHDLDKDLMKYAAFQTLDGEVDLKLLTKVLAPEHELREDDVSWDWDHLFTEVSSELVTEWDLGQSEREDHLSLP
- the IFT43 gene encoding intraflagellar transport protein 43 homolog isoform X1, coding for MEPDPERAEAPRRSGVAGVLKMGRRARQDLFTDENLSRKNSPSASLGEDEDSQEKVDHVPPPKPPRRQGGWADDPVLAPTKSGKKHTEEVEDHRLRQQSLEASDDGGEDIPVIPDLEDVQEEDLAMQVAAPPSVQVNRVLTYHDLDKDLMKYAAFQTLDGEVDLKLLTKVLAPEHELREDDVSWDWDHLFTEVSSELVTEWDLGQSEREDHLSLP